The segment CATGGCGGCTTGGGCAGGATTCACACTGCCCTCAGCCATTGCCCTGGTCCTGTTCGCGCTGGGTATATCTAACTAAGGCGATGCCGTCTCGTCGGGAGCGCTCCACGGCCTGAAAGTGGTGGCAGTACCTGTGGTTGCCCAAGCTGTATGGGGCACGCAACCTGTGCCCGGACGTATTGCGTGTCACCAGCATGGCGATTGCTGCCTGTGTCGTCCTACTTATGCCATCTGCGTGGGGGCAGGTCAGCATGATTGCTGCTGCTGCCATCGCTGGCCTGCTGCTGTTCAAGCCTACTCAGGACTGCGCACACGATCCGCTGCCGATCGCGGTAAGCCAGCGTGCCGGAGTGATCTGGCTAGCACTGTTCTGTACGTTGCTGATGGGGTTGCCTGTCTTGGCCCAACTGCTGCCGAGTCATGCCGTAGCAATGGTGGATGCCTTCTTCCGTAGCGGGTTACTGGTCTTCGGTGGCGGCCATGTCGTGCTGCCGCTGTTGCAAGCTGAGGTGGTGCCCTCCGGCTAGGTCAACAATGACGCGTTTCTTGCCGGATACGGTGCTGCGCAAGCGGTGCCCGTGAATCGCCCCTGATTTTCTAGACACTCTCCAAGCTCATTGCATAACGCCCATTCAAGATGCCAACGGCGGGTTCGGTGGCAACGTTCTGAGTTCCACAAGTTGGCTGTTTAACACCGCGTTGTCTTGGAGCAGACGTTGTTGCTCTCTGGCAAGTTCGGTCAACTGGGATTCTGCTTGGGTGAAACGGTCTGTCAGAAGACGCCGCTCCCGCTCGGCCACAGCCAACTTCGTCCGCGTATCAGCCAAGCACTGTTCGTCCTGGACATGCCGCTGCTCCAGTGCCTGATGGATCTGTTTCAGCTCGGCGAGTTGCCGTGCCAACTGCTCCTGTGCGCTGCGGCTGAGGATCAGCGACTCCTGGGACGTGCTCTGCAGTCGATCGTGGTCCTGCGCCCAGCGTTGTTCCTGTGCGTGCAGTTCGCCCAGGTGGGTTTGTTGTGCGAGCAGGCGCTGGCGGAGCTCTGTCAGCTCCTGTTCCAGGTGCTGCTGGCGTTGTTCCGCGGCCTGGCGCTCGTCGGCGCGCTGTTGCGCGACCGATGCCTGGTAATGCTCGAACTGCCCCTGCGCTTGCTGCAGGTGTTGGCTCAGTGTGGCTATTTCCGCGACGCGGTCGACCAGGCGCTGTTCGAGCCCGAGCTTTTCGCTGCCCAGACTGACCAAGGTGATTTCCTGCCGCTGCACGGTTTCTTCCAGCCCTTGGCTGCGTGCTTGGGCGGTGGCCAGCGCCTGACTTTGTTGCGCCTGTGCGTTGAGTAAAGCGTCCCGCTCGCTGAAAACCTGCTGCAACTGCTCCTGCAGCACGGCGGTGGCTTCGCGATGGGTCTGCTCCGACTGCTCGACTTGGAGGGTCGCCTGCGCCTGCACTGTTTCGTAGACCCCTTTCAACGCCAGGACCAGCTCGGCAGGCAGTCCAAGCTCCGCGTGCGCCACCGTGTCTTGGTGGGCTGCTTTCCAACGTTTTAACAGCGGCGCGATGGTGCTCTTGCTGCCGGTTCCGCCCAAGGCTCCGCGGACGCTGTCGATCGTTGGATTTTTGCCTTGAGCAACGAGTTGGGCGGCGGCGACGTGGACATACATGATCCCTGGGCGGGCCATAAGCACCTCGGATTTTTTCGTACCGTAGTATGGAAAACGTAATACTGCAGTTTAAGTACAGAATAGAACAGCCCGGCGAAACCCTCGGCGAACCGACGATAAGCGTGGTTATCGTGAGTTACTGGTTCACGATCGGCATCCGCTCCTGTAATCTGCGGTACACGCGGCCTAAACAGGCGTTTCTTGATGACTACAAGAAATAACGATGAAATAGCCACCCCGGTACTGCTCGACGAGCGAGCAGCCCTTGCGCGTACCAACGGTACGCTCGCTACCCCGGAGCAGTTGGCCCAGCGCTACCAGCGCTTTCTCGCGGCCGCCACCGCCGACAACACCCGCCGCACCTACCGCTCGGCCATTCGCCACTTTCAGGCCTAGGGCGGCGTGCTGCCGTGCGATGAAGCCACGGTGATTCGTTACCTGCTGACCTTCGCGGAAGCGTTGAACCCGCGCACTTTGTCCCTGCGCCTGACCGCACTGGGGCAATGGCACCGCTATCAGGGCTTTGCTGACCCGACCGCCAGCGCCACCGTACGCAAGACCTTGCGCGGTATCGAGCGAGTGCACGGGCGCCCGCGACAGAAAGCAAAAGCGCTGCTCTTGGAGGATTTGGAGCGCATCGTGGCGCACTTGAGCGTGACGGCAGGACTAGCTGCATTGCGTGACAGCGCACTGCTTCAGGTGGGTTATTTCGGCGCGTTCCGCCGTAACGAACTGGTGGCTCTTGAGGTTCGCTATCTGCAGTGGGAGCGGGAAGGTCTACGGATCACGCTGCCGCGCTCCAAGACCGACCAGGAGGGTCAGGGCTTGGACAAGGCGATCCCCTACGGCGACAACATCTGCTGCCCAGCCAAGGCTTTGCGGTGCTGGTTGGATACCGCTCAGATTGAGCAAGGCCCGCTGTTCCGCCGCATCAGCCGCTGGGGTGTAGTCGGGGCTGCTCCGCTGAACGTGGGTAGCGTCAACGCCATCCTGGCGGCTCGCGCCCAGGAAGCGCGTCTGTCGCATGCCCCAGAGATGAGCAGCCACAGCCTGCGCCGTGGCCTGGCAACCAGCGCCCATCGCGCCGGTGCTGACTTTCTCGAGATCAAGCGCCAGGGTGGCTGGCGGCATGACGGCACCGTGCAAGGCTATATCGAGGAGGCCGGCGCCTTCGAAGAAAACGCGGCAGGCTCGCTCTTACGGCGTCAGCAAGATCCATGAGTCGACCGGAAGAAACTGCCTATCCGCGTCTTAAAACCGAGTTCAGCCCACAGGAACTCGGCGCGATTTATACACCCGGCCCTCAGGAGAAAGTCTTGATCTTTGGCTGGTATCGGCAAGCCCCTACGCGCGTCTG is part of the Pseudomonas sp. ML2-2023-3 genome and harbors:
- a CDS encoding DNA-binding protein; protein product: MARPGIMYVHVAAAQLVAQGKNPTIDSVRGALGGTGSKSTIAPLLKRWKAAHQDTVAHAELGLPAELVLALKGVYETVQAQATLQVEQSEQTHREATAVLQEQLQQVFSERDALLNAQAQQSQALATAQARSQGLEETVQRQEITLVSLGSEKLGLEQRLVDRVAEIATLSQHLQQAQGQFEHYQASVAQQRADERQAAEQRQQHLEQELTELRQRLLAQQTHLGELHAQEQRWAQDHDRLQSTSQESLILSRSAQEQLARQLAELKQIHQALEQRHVQDEQCLADTRTKLAVAERERRLLTDRFTQAESQLTELAREQQRLLQDNAVLNSQLVELRTLPPNPPLAS
- a CDS encoding tyrosine-type recombinase/integrase; its protein translation is MLPCDEATVIRYLLTFAEALNPRTLSLRLTALGQWHRYQGFADPTASATVRKTLRGIERVHGRPRQKAKALLLEDLERIVAHLSVTAGLAALRDSALLQVGYFGAFRRNELVALEVRYLQWEREGLRITLPRSKTDQEGQGLDKAIPYGDNICCPAKALRCWLDTAQIEQGPLFRRISRWGVVGAAPLNVGSVNAILAARAQEARLSHAPEMSSHSLRRGLATSAHRAGADFLEIKRQGGWRHDGTVQGYIEEAGAFEENAAGSLLRRQQDP